A single region of the Elizabethkingia sp. JS20170427COW genome encodes:
- a CDS encoding heme-binding domain-containing protein, whose translation MVKKILLWGVGILLAIQLIPVDRTNTPVDKTKDFVEVIAAPQPVRDLLRKACYDCHSNEVVYPWYSKIAPISWTIKDHVNEGRERLNFSLWKDFNKEQQATMLKNSVLTIEQRTMPMPGYMLQHPEANLTNKDRQVLIDFFQKLQKK comes from the coding sequence ATGGTGAAGAAAATATTGTTATGGGGTGTTGGGATATTGTTAGCCATTCAGCTGATTCCAGTAGATAGAACCAATACACCGGTAGATAAGACCAAGGATTTTGTAGAAGTGATAGCAGCACCACAACCCGTGCGTGATTTGTTGAGAAAGGCTTGTTATGATTGCCATAGCAATGAAGTTGTCTATCCATGGTATTCTAAAATAGCACCTATATCGTGGACGATTAAAGACCATGTTAACGAGGGAAGAGAGCGGCTCAATTTTTCTTTGTGGAAGGATTTTAACAAGGAACAACAAGCTACGATGTTGAAGAATTCTGTATTAACCATAGAACAACGTACTATGCCAATGCCTGGGTATATGTTGCAACATCCAGAAGCTAATCTTACCAATAAAGACCGACAAGTTTTGATAGATTTCTTCCAGAAATTGCAAAAGAAATAA